The following are encoded in a window of Mesobacillus boroniphilus genomic DNA:
- the cmpA gene encoding cortex morphogenetic protein CmpA, translating into MPVWFQNQMKRAFYEKNRYQIKLLNQCWYFYRNKQGMNE; encoded by the coding sequence ATGCCTGTCTGGTTTCAGAATCAAATGAAACGAGCCTTCTATGAGAAAAATAGATATCAGATCAAACTTTTAAACCAGTGTTGGTACTTTTATAGAAATAAGCAAGGTATGAACGAATAA